In one Niallia taxi genomic region, the following are encoded:
- a CDS encoding HesB/IscA family protein, with protein sequence MTEEVLHITEAAALQIKEMMKENEEEGSFLRVAIKGGGCSGLSYGMGFAPEKEDNDYLTEQHGIQVIVDNNDTAILKGTKIDFKQSLMGGGFTIDNPNAIASCGCGSSFRTAVNAGTPEEC encoded by the coding sequence ATGACAGAAGAAGTATTGCATATAACGGAAGCGGCAGCATTACAAATAAAAGAAATGATGAAGGAAAATGAGGAAGAAGGCTCTTTCTTAAGAGTAGCGATTAAAGGTGGAGGCTGCAGCGGCTTATCTTATGGTATGGGCTTCGCACCAGAAAAAGAAGATAATGACTACTTGACAGAACAGCACGGCATACAAGTTATTGTTGATAATAACGATACAGCCATCTTAAAAGGAACAAAAATTGATTTCAAACAATCCTTAATGGGCGGCGGTTTCACAATCGATAATCCAAACGCAATTGCATCTTGCGGATGCGGTTCATCCTTCCGCACAGCAGTAAATGCAGGTACTCCAGAAGAGTGCTAA
- a CDS encoding NAD(P)/FAD-dependent oxidoreductase: protein MKEDQTIYDITVIGGGPVGMFTAFYGGMRQATVKIIESLPHLGGQLTALYPEKYIYDIAGFPKVRAQELVDNLQAQMDKFEQAIVLEQSVQGLEKQADGVFKLTTDKEVHFTKTVVITAGNGAFQPRKLELEQAKNFEGKNLHYFINDLNQFAGKKVMVFGGGDSAVDWAMMLEPIADTVYLAHRRDKFRAHEHSVENLKNSSVQIKTPYIPSELIGEEAIKQVVLENVQTQEKEVIDVDAVIVNYGFVSSLGPIKQWDLAIEKNSIVVNSKMETNIPGIYAAGDICTYDGKVKLIASGFGEAPTAVNNAKSYLDPKARVQPLHSTSMFKDE, encoded by the coding sequence TTGAAAGAGGACCAAACAATTTATGACATAACGGTTATTGGCGGTGGGCCAGTAGGGATGTTTACTGCGTTTTACGGAGGTATGAGACAAGCTACCGTAAAAATCATCGAAAGTCTTCCTCATTTAGGCGGACAGCTTACTGCACTTTATCCTGAAAAATATATATACGACATTGCCGGCTTCCCGAAAGTCCGTGCACAAGAGCTTGTTGATAACCTACAGGCACAAATGGATAAGTTTGAGCAGGCAATTGTACTAGAGCAATCTGTTCAAGGCTTGGAAAAACAGGCTGACGGTGTGTTTAAATTAACTACAGACAAAGAAGTTCACTTCACTAAAACTGTGGTTATCACTGCTGGAAACGGCGCTTTTCAACCGCGGAAGCTTGAATTAGAGCAAGCAAAGAATTTCGAAGGCAAAAACCTGCATTACTTCATCAATGACCTAAATCAATTTGCAGGCAAAAAAGTAATGGTATTTGGCGGCGGAGATTCGGCGGTAGACTGGGCAATGATGCTTGAGCCTATTGCTGACACTGTATACCTTGCACACAGAAGAGATAAATTCCGTGCACACGAACACAGTGTCGAAAACTTGAAGAACTCAAGTGTGCAAATTAAAACTCCTTATATTCCTTCAGAGCTTATTGGAGAAGAAGCAATTAAACAAGTTGTGCTTGAAAATGTGCAAACACAAGAAAAAGAAGTGATTGATGTTGATGCAGTTATCGTCAACTACGGATTTGTTTCTTCACTTGGACCAATTAAACAGTGGGACTTGGCAATTGAAAAGAACTCTATTGTAGTTAACAGCAAGATGGAAACAAATATTCCAGGAATATATGCAGCTGGCGACATCTGCACATATGACGGCAAAGTTAAGTTGATTGCATCTGGCTTTGGCGAAGCACCAACTGCGGTAAACAACGCAAAATCATATCTTGATCCAAAAGCAAGAGTACAGCCGCTTCACAGTACATCTATGTTTAAGGATGAATAA
- a CDS encoding 3D domain-containing protein — protein MTNKKILRRVGMTFLFVAALLTTFQSISGVQASSFHLSNNEETKEDNYLNHTFKQIGVGFKNLKEAFADTTQISSSTEVEGNPPLLEDRDWSQYQKRQVVATGYTAGYESTGKNPNHPSFGITYSGVKVKRDLYSTIAADISVFPIGTVLFIPDYGFGVVADTGSAIKGNKLDLYYETVDDVYNQWGKKTVDVYVVEMGKGKLTEDTLTAFNEAKAMQVFRSQYTSAESK, from the coding sequence ATGACAAATAAAAAAATTCTTAGAAGGGTCGGAATGACCTTCCTTTTCGTTGCAGCACTATTAACAACATTTCAATCCATTTCAGGCGTTCAAGCAAGTTCATTCCATCTTTCAAATAATGAGGAAACAAAAGAAGATAACTATCTCAACCATACATTTAAACAAATTGGCGTTGGTTTCAAAAACTTGAAGGAAGCCTTTGCTGATACGACGCAAATATCTTCTAGCACAGAGGTGGAAGGAAACCCGCCATTGCTTGAAGATAGAGATTGGTCTCAATACCAAAAAAGGCAAGTTGTGGCTACGGGCTATACAGCTGGTTATGAATCGACAGGAAAAAATCCTAATCATCCGTCATTTGGCATTACATACTCTGGAGTGAAAGTAAAAAGAGATTTATACAGCACAATTGCTGCTGACATAAGTGTTTTCCCGATTGGAACAGTGCTTTTTATTCCTGACTATGGTTTTGGGGTAGTAGCAGATACTGGATCTGCGATAAAAGGAAACAAGCTTGACTTATATTATGAAACAGTCGATGATGTCTACAATCAATGGGGCAAGAAAACAGTTGACGTATACGTAGTTGAAATGGGTAAAGGAAAATTGACAGAGGATACCTTAACAGCCTTTAATGAAGCAAAGGCTATGCAGGTTTTCCGTTCGCAATATACTAGTGCTGAAAGTAAATAA
- a CDS encoding divergent PAP2 family protein: protein MELLINFPFLASLAAIFFAQFVKVPITFFVTKKIDWSLLTSTGGMPSSHSAAVTALSTGVALETGADSPIFAVSAIFAIITMFDATGVRRQAGEQAIVLNQLVNDFNKFVEDAKDWQQKPEQQKRKQLKELLGHKPIEVFFGGLTGIALTLLLDLIFR from the coding sequence TTGGAACTGCTTATTAACTTTCCTTTTTTAGCAAGTCTTGCAGCAATTTTCTTCGCTCAATTCGTAAAGGTTCCTATTACTTTTTTTGTTACAAAAAAAATTGATTGGTCGCTGCTAACAAGTACAGGAGGAATGCCTAGTTCTCATTCGGCTGCAGTAACGGCACTATCCACAGGGGTAGCCTTAGAAACTGGTGCTGATTCTCCGATTTTCGCAGTTTCTGCTATCTTCGCAATCATCACTATGTTTGATGCAACAGGGGTAAGAAGGCAAGCTGGAGAACAAGCTATTGTTCTTAATCAACTTGTGAATGATTTTAATAAATTTGTGGAGGATGCAAAGGACTGGCAGCAAAAACCTGAGCAGCAGAAAAGAAAACAGCTGAAGGAGCTTCTTGGACATAAACCGATTGAAGTTTTCTTTGGAGGTCTTACCGGAATTGCACTGACACTTCTACTTGATTTAATCTTTCGATAA
- a CDS encoding leucyl aminopeptidase: MFTLKQEWNFTDKLECIVVGLFEKSIKLEGQLAELDEAFGGELTNLLKESDLSAKKKQIHIVHTFGKVGAKRIIFAGLGKQKELSFHDLQEVYGAVFQELSKWKYQQAAVLLNSFSNDALDSLDAAHALAEAFALSTYEYTGYKQKSNEPEKKIEEIILYSETDEEEVRAAANVGYTYGNGTNSARTLVNLPGNMLTATDMAAYAEKLGGKYGFEVEILEKEDMLKLGMGAILAVNQGSTEPPKMIVLKYQGKEEWTDVIGLVGKGITFDTGGYSIKTKDGIVGMKTDMGGAAAVLGAMEIVGELKPEQNVVAVIASTDNMISGSAFKPDDVITSMSGKTIEVLNTDAEGRLVLADAVTYAKHHGANYLVDVATLTGGVIVALGMETTGAMTNDELLFEQVLEASYEAREPIWRLPIFESHKKRVRNSPVADLNNSPGREGHAIVAGAFIGEFAEGTPWVHLDIAGTSYTSKNSELQKAGATGVMTRTLALLVERFGQED; encoded by the coding sequence ATGTTTACATTAAAACAAGAATGGAATTTTACAGATAAATTAGAATGTATAGTAGTCGGATTGTTTGAGAAATCTATTAAACTGGAAGGCCAATTAGCCGAATTGGACGAAGCCTTTGGCGGTGAGCTGACAAATTTATTGAAGGAAAGCGACCTTTCCGCAAAGAAAAAACAAATACATATCGTTCATACGTTTGGTAAGGTTGGTGCCAAAAGAATCATTTTTGCAGGATTGGGAAAACAAAAGGAGTTGTCCTTTCATGATTTGCAAGAAGTTTACGGTGCTGTTTTTCAAGAGTTATCGAAATGGAAGTATCAACAAGCTGCCGTTCTGTTGAACTCTTTTAGTAATGATGCCCTTGACTCGCTTGATGCTGCACATGCATTAGCAGAAGCATTTGCATTGTCTACATATGAATATACAGGCTATAAGCAAAAATCAAATGAGCCAGAAAAGAAGATAGAAGAAATCATTCTATACAGTGAAACAGATGAGGAAGAAGTTCGTGCTGCTGCAAATGTAGGCTATACATATGGAAACGGAACAAATTCGGCAAGAACACTTGTTAATTTGCCAGGTAATATGCTGACTGCAACGGATATGGCTGCATATGCAGAAAAGCTCGGTGGAAAATATGGATTTGAAGTCGAAATACTTGAGAAAGAGGATATGCTTAAGCTTGGCATGGGAGCAATTCTTGCTGTAAACCAAGGCTCGACAGAACCTCCTAAGATGATTGTTCTTAAATATCAAGGAAAAGAAGAATGGACAGATGTTATCGGTCTTGTCGGGAAAGGAATTACCTTTGACACTGGTGGCTATTCGATCAAAACGAAGGACGGCATTGTCGGAATGAAGACAGATATGGGCGGTGCTGCAGCAGTGCTTGGCGCAATGGAGATTGTCGGAGAGCTTAAGCCAGAACAGAACGTTGTGGCTGTTATTGCTTCAACAGACAATATGATAAGCGGATCTGCCTTTAAACCGGATGATGTTATTACATCTATGAGTGGAAAAACAATTGAAGTGTTGAACACCGATGCTGAGGGCCGATTAGTGCTGGCAGATGCTGTTACTTATGCGAAGCATCATGGCGCAAACTATCTTGTTGATGTTGCGACATTAACAGGTGGTGTCATTGTTGCACTTGGGATGGAAACGACAGGTGCAATGACGAATGATGAATTGCTGTTTGAACAAGTACTTGAGGCATCGTATGAAGCCAGAGAACCTATCTGGAGATTGCCGATTTTTGAAAGCCATAAAAAAAGAGTAAGAAATAGTCCAGTGGCAGACTTAAATAATTCTCCTGGGAGAGAAGGACATGCTATTGTTGCGGGTGCTTTTATTGGAGAATTTGCAGAAGGCACACCATGGGTACATTTGGATATTGCAGGTACATCCTATACGAGTAAAAACTCAGAGCTGCAAAAAGCGGGTGCTACAGGCGTCATGACAAGAACGTTAGCTTTATTGGTCGAAAGATTTGGCCAAGAAGATTAA
- a CDS encoding alpha/beta fold hydrolase: protein MVIKRFSKFFGAITEEDIPVGLSEKYPIWKKNKTTLWYYPAPQKKFKEPIFLIYSIVNKAYILDLAPSISLIESFTNAGYDTYLIDFGIPGFEDRDTSIDDYITKYIDKGYQRALRHAGTDEMTVIGFCLGGTLAAVFAAVTKAKIKNLILAVSPIDFSSFPMYDKWLKALRNGEIEMEEFTDAISMVPPDFIKYGTRMIAAPVSYSHYLALLHRVDDPKYREKWLRMNKWTLDHIPLPGKAFKQLMNDYIRDNKIVEGGLEINGEPVDFRNITCNLLVFSTKYDPLVPSTLCEPIMDVVGSEDKTFVLFEGGHASLVANKNMPYPMEEWLYNHCIEINGADSY from the coding sequence ATGGTAATTAAACGATTTTCCAAATTTTTTGGGGCAATTACGGAGGAAGATATACCAGTCGGCCTCTCCGAAAAATACCCTATTTGGAAGAAAAACAAAACAACCCTTTGGTATTATCCAGCTCCACAAAAAAAATTCAAGGAACCGATTTTCCTTATTTATTCTATTGTTAATAAGGCATATATTTTAGACTTGGCTCCATCAATCAGTTTGATTGAGTCCTTTACAAATGCTGGATATGACACTTATTTAATTGACTTTGGCATTCCTGGCTTTGAAGATCGCGACACATCAATTGATGACTATATTACAAAGTATATTGATAAGGGCTACCAGCGCGCACTGCGCCATGCTGGCACAGATGAAATGACGGTCATTGGCTTTTGCCTCGGTGGAACACTTGCAGCCGTTTTTGCGGCAGTTACGAAGGCAAAGATAAAAAATCTTATATTAGCTGTATCACCAATTGATTTTTCTAGTTTCCCTATGTATGATAAATGGCTTAAAGCACTCCGCAACGGCGAAATAGAAATGGAGGAATTTACTGATGCCATTTCCATGGTTCCTCCGGACTTTATTAAATATGGAACTAGAATGATTGCTGCACCTGTGTCCTACAGCCACTATTTGGCATTGCTGCACAGAGTCGATGACCCAAAATACCGTGAGAAATGGCTGAGAATGAACAAATGGACCCTTGATCATATCCCGCTTCCGGGCAAGGCATTCAAGCAGCTTATGAATGACTATATCCGTGATAACAAAATCGTGGAAGGCGGCTTGGAAATTAACGGAGAGCCTGTTGACTTTAGAAATATTACTTGTAACCTGCTGGTTTTTTCCACTAAATATGATCCACTTGTCCCAAGCACCCTATGTGAGCCTATCATGGACGTCGTTGGTAGTGAGGATAAGACATTCGTTTTGTTTGAAGGTGGTCATGCATCGTTAGTTGCTAACAAAAACATGCCTTATCCAATGGAAGAATGGCTTTATAACCATTGCATAGAGATAAATGGAGCGGACTCTTATTAA
- a CDS encoding DUF3450 domain-containing protein — protein sequence MGQVTLDVYDLLKRGGTFLQFQINNMIQNQLNNYSLIELAKSQPKALAKKIKTVQKYTEQTATILNFPTKTDLSNATQLIIQSEEKIDNIDDQIYEMTRMLQEMKKLVEKIASSDETNSEPVSLILSGEIAKQEEEIASLQKEMLDVKQKMAEQKEQFYLTEASSDDPYKVN from the coding sequence ATGGGTCAGGTTACCTTAGATGTGTATGATTTACTGAAGCGAGGAGGAACTTTCCTTCAATTCCAAATCAACAATATGATTCAAAATCAGCTCAATAATTATTCCTTAATTGAATTAGCTAAATCACAACCAAAAGCGCTTGCCAAAAAAATTAAAACAGTTCAAAAATATACAGAACAGACGGCTACCATTTTGAATTTCCCAACAAAAACGGATTTATCGAATGCTACACAGCTAATTATTCAATCAGAAGAAAAAATTGATAATATTGATGACCAGATTTATGAAATGACAAGAATGCTGCAAGAGATGAAGAAGCTTGTTGAAAAGATTGCTTCTAGCGATGAAACAAATTCTGAACCGGTTTCGCTTATTTTAAGTGGGGAAATCGCCAAACAAGAGGAAGAAATAGCATCCCTTCAAAAAGAAATGCTGGATGTTAAACAGAAAATGGCCGAGCAAAAGGAACAGTTTTATTTGACAGAAGCATCCTCTGACGACCCTTATAAGGTGAATTAA
- a CDS encoding SDR family oxidoreductase: MNELFDLTGKTAIVTGGGRGLGKEMAACLGEAGANIVICSRKLENCSETVEFLKEKGIQAIALACDVANQKEIEEVIVKTEEQFGSIDILINNSGTSWIAPTLDYPEDKWDKVMDVNVKGAFLFSQAAAKKMLQQKSGKIINISSVTALFGTHPLFLDAIAYNTSKGAIITLTKELAVKLAPYNIQVNAIAPGFFPTKITSVLEKHEKQLLMKIPAHRAGDSKDLRGLTLLLAGSGSDYITGQTIAIDGGMSSML, from the coding sequence ATGAATGAGTTATTCGATCTTACAGGAAAGACGGCTATCGTAACAGGTGGTGGAAGAGGGTTAGGAAAGGAAATGGCTGCATGCTTAGGAGAAGCTGGTGCCAATATTGTTATTTGTTCGAGAAAGCTTGAAAATTGCAGTGAAACAGTAGAATTTCTTAAAGAAAAGGGAATTCAAGCAATCGCACTTGCTTGTGATGTAGCAAATCAAAAGGAAATAGAAGAAGTAATTGTAAAAACCGAGGAACAGTTTGGCTCGATTGATATCCTTATTAATAATAGCGGAACTTCCTGGATAGCTCCTACATTAGATTATCCTGAGGATAAATGGGACAAAGTCATGGATGTTAATGTAAAGGGAGCGTTCTTATTTTCACAAGCCGCTGCCAAAAAAATGCTTCAGCAAAAGTCAGGGAAAATTATCAATATCTCCTCCGTAACTGCTTTATTCGGCACACACCCACTCTTTTTAGACGCCATTGCTTATAACACAAGCAAGGGTGCCATTATCACATTAACAAAAGAACTGGCAGTTAAGCTCGCTCCTTATAATATTCAAGTGAATGCAATAGCGCCTGGCTTTTTCCCAACAAAGATAACATCTGTCTTAGAGAAACACGAAAAACAGCTTTTGATGAAGATACCTGCACATAGGGCTGGTGATTCGAAAGATTTAAGAGGACTGACACTTTTATTAGCAGGTTCTGGTTCTGACTATATTACCGGACAGACAATTGCCATAGATGGCGGCATGTCATCCATGCTTTAA
- a CDS encoding asparagine synthase: MENIREGLIPTVLGTAVTTAGIVMKQNRRIDSMISNTVFGFGLAHIVLGAIDLVEHRNK; encoded by the coding sequence ATGGAAAATATTCGTGAAGGCTTAATTCCAACTGTTTTAGGTACTGCAGTAACAACAGCTGGTATTGTAATGAAACAAAATCGCAGAATCGATTCCATGATTTCTAATACTGTGTTCGGCTTTGGCTTGGCACATATTGTATTAGGAGCCATTGATTTAGTGGAGCACCGTAATAAGTAA
- a CDS encoding DUF5366 family protein, whose amino-acid sequence MNTYLTSYFPLFSISFFSLSFAIRIQSSIIDVFKRLGMYEGLLEFFSETGIRLALLLFFCVFIFMALSALKLIADTLNGLSLLFFSIDSKGDSLIKTRKGSLIYFCGSILSLFGVYSYALLLGIFVVTTLVYFVYFVNSASSSLSFSGIVFYIFFQVLTWAVMITGFILLCIKLYNAIIGSLPI is encoded by the coding sequence ATGAATACTTATTTGACAAGTTACTTTCCGCTTTTTTCAATAAGTTTTTTTAGTTTATCATTTGCTATCCGTATTCAATCAAGTATTATTGATGTTTTTAAGAGGCTGGGAATGTATGAAGGACTGCTAGAGTTTTTTTCAGAAACAGGGATAAGGCTCGCATTATTGCTGTTTTTTTGTGTTTTTATTTTTATGGCCTTATCTGCACTGAAACTTATTGCAGATACTTTGAATGGATTATCGTTATTATTTTTTTCGATTGATTCAAAAGGTGATAGCTTGATTAAGACAAGGAAAGGAAGCTTAATCTATTTTTGCGGAAGCATTCTGTCTCTTTTTGGTGTTTACAGCTATGCACTTTTGCTTGGTATTTTTGTTGTGACAACGCTTGTTTATTTCGTCTATTTTGTCAATTCAGCGAGCAGTAGCCTCAGTTTTAGTGGCATTGTATTTTATATCTTTTTTCAAGTATTGACATGGGCTGTCATGATAACCGGATTCATTTTGTTATGTATTAAGCTTTACAATGCTATTATTGGAAGCCTGCCCATTTAA